A single Vulcanisaeta distributa DSM 14429 DNA region contains:
- a CDS encoding DUF4129 domain-containing protein: MNKSAILILVIGLLITWLLASSIGVLIKLNESKAAQGGGSLNIHVNLPQPVITLPPINITIPQHVNETRGAELYVPLIPLPIVMPNIPINITRYIVISTPRPPQPWGGGYSGTSGLQEGSGNSQQYVSNTVAPLRIPPLLVIIVIITAIIIISISSLTIVRREIHGSSQLSSNTNVNVKSNLKINVVSKGGSDVHIKLSREVELLPGEVVKVISGWGGNDIIDLGIPRDLPLIWRFNEPLPIIIKGGALVTVTRPGILKEDSLIMPLRGCYGISIGLGDREERLFIRASDYRDDVVNFIRLNIGNFVIKDSATIREAMRQLVNDGVINGEWNSINTIIRLFEMVRYGLRDVDRRDYEEFLRALSKVFRDARVIVCERAS, encoded by the coding sequence GTGAATAAATCCGCAATCTTGATATTGGTCATTGGATTATTAATAACGTGGTTATTGGCGTCCTCAATTGGCGTATTAATAAAATTGAATGAATCAAAGGCAGCGCAGGGAGGTGGCTCATTAAATATTCATGTGAATCTACCACAACCCGTAATCACGTTACCACCAATAAACATAACAATACCGCAGCATGTTAACGAAACTCGTGGTGCGGAATTGTACGTACCATTAATACCACTACCAATAGTAATGCCTAACATACCAATCAATATCACGAGGTACATAGTTATAAGTACGCCAAGACCCCCACAACCATGGGGCGGTGGTTATTCAGGCACATCGGGCTTACAGGAGGGTTCAGGAAATAGCCAGCAGTATGTTAGTAATACGGTGGCTCCATTAAGGATACCACCATTATTGGTTATCATCGTAATAATCACGGCAATCATAATCATCAGCATTAGCTCATTAACAATAGTAAGGAGAGAGATTCATGGGAGTAGTCAATTAAGCAGTAATACCAATGTCAATGTAAAGAGTAATCTCAAAATTAATGTGGTCTCAAAAGGTGGTAGTGATGTGCACATTAAATTATCAAGAGAAGTTGAATTACTCCCGGGGGAAGTCGTGAAGGTTATTAGTGGTTGGGGTGGTAATGATATTATTGACTTAGGAATACCCAGGGATTTACCATTAATATGGAGATTCAATGAACCATTACCCATAATTATTAAGGGGGGTGCTTTGGTCACTGTTACGAGACCAGGGATTCTTAAGGAGGACTCGTTAATAATGCCTTTAAGGGGTTGTTATGGTATTAGCATTGGGCTTGGTGATAGGGAGGAGCGATTATTTATTAGAGCCAGTGATTATAGGGATGATGTCGTTAATTTTATTAGGTTGAACATAGGAAATTTCGTAATTAAGGACTCAGCGACCATTAGGGAGGCGATGAGACAGTTGGTTAATGATGGCGTCATTAATGGTGAGTGGAATTCAATAAATACGATCATTAGGTTATTCGAGATGGTTAGATATGGGCTTAGGGATGTTGATAGGCGTGATTATGAGGAATTCCTTAGGGCACTAAGTAAGGTCTTTAGGGATGCCAGGGTGATTGTTTGTGAGAGAGCCTCATAA
- a CDS encoding MBL fold metallo-hydrolase: MKITILVDNYATQLSSLSKRLLSEWGFAAYVHDYRILYDTGLTGTALLNNMRALGIDLNEPEYLVISHRHIDHTGGVRAFLNARSRPIKMIAHTNLFTKAYATSEGGKLEDISVDFTREYLESRGVELILIKEPYRIANDVIVSGEIPRKWGPSHTGAVTDEVPDDMALYIKHPNGLIALTGCGHSGVENIVEYGFQVTGLNKLYAVIGGLHFMGLSEDRIRQVTNYLANKSPSIVIGTHCTGILGIAALYNAMPRASRLGGVGSVIEL, translated from the coding sequence ATGAAAATAACAATATTGGTGGATAACTATGCAACACAACTATCCTCATTAAGTAAGCGGTTACTGAGCGAGTGGGGGTTTGCGGCATATGTGCATGATTATAGGATATTATATGATACGGGACTTACGGGGACAGCCCTATTAAATAATATGAGGGCACTCGGCATAGACCTAAACGAGCCGGAGTACCTGGTAATTAGCCATAGGCACATTGACCACACAGGCGGTGTTCGTGCATTCCTGAACGCCAGGTCAAGACCCATAAAAATGATTGCACACACTAATCTATTCACGAAGGCCTACGCTACCAGCGAAGGCGGTAAACTTGAGGATATAAGCGTGGACTTCACGAGGGAGTATCTGGAGAGTAGGGGCGTTGAGTTAATACTAATTAAGGAGCCCTATAGGATTGCTAACGACGTTATTGTGTCGGGTGAGATACCTAGGAAGTGGGGTCCATCACACACAGGCGCCGTTACTGATGAGGTGCCTGATGATATGGCATTGTATATAAAGCACCCGAATGGGTTGATAGCTTTAACGGGTTGTGGGCATTCTGGGGTTGAGAATATTGTGGAGTATGGATTCCAGGTAACTGGGTTGAACAAGCTGTACGCAGTTATTGGAGGGCTTCATTTCATGGGATTAAGCGAGGATAGGATTAGGCAGGTAACCAATTATTTAGCCAATAAGTCACCCAGCATTGTAATTGGGACCCACTGTACGGGTATTCTTGGTATTGCAGCCTTGTACAATGCTATGCCAAGGGCGTCTAGGCTTGGTGGTGTTGGTTCCGTAATTGAGCTTTAA
- a CDS encoding long-chain-fatty-acid--CoA ligase, with protein MPSEEIKSFFYDFQLTIDKILDYVVTAFPNNEIVYWPPSGSRTSVTFAQLADRVRRIAAALMDLGLKPGRAWELGSRVAVLEWNTLRYLDLYYAVPSIGAALFTVNAMLAPKEIIYTMGVAKPEVFIVNIDYFEPLLKPILNNVKSIKAIIYMSDRGKVPGQDYGVRMIPYEDLLRHEPLKEFPEIDERTPATLMFTSGTTGLPKGGYHTHRGLVLHTLSTALAVKNPPINASQDDVAMVLVPMYHVHAWGWPWSTMLGGHRKIVYPGRFDWGHILRLIHDEGITLSAGVPTILYNLLNHPDSPKYDLSRLKFIVGGAALPEGLLKAAQARGMTVISGYGLTETAPVLTIAYLRPDHKDLPPEKKNEIYLRTGIVIPLVQLRVVDEQDRDVPRDGKTIGEIVVRAPWLFREYIGDPEKTKNAWRNGWFHTGDAAVWLPDNYVKIADRLKDVIKSGGEWIPSLRLEDLISTHPGVNMVAVVGVPHEKWGERPVAIIVPKPGYEGRLTEDEIRNYLMQFVERGEIPKWWIPDKVIFVKELPLTSTGKIDKKVLRDQYKDVLSK; from the coding sequence ATGCCATCTGAGGAGATTAAGTCCTTCTTCTATGACTTCCAATTAACAATAGATAAGATACTTGACTATGTAGTCACTGCCTTCCCAAATAATGAGATTGTTTATTGGCCCCCTAGCGGCTCCAGGACATCGGTCACATTCGCCCAACTCGCCGATAGGGTTCGTAGAATTGCAGCCGCCTTAATGGACCTTGGTCTAAAGCCTGGCAGGGCTTGGGAATTAGGTAGTAGGGTTGCGGTGCTTGAGTGGAATACCCTCAGGTACCTCGACCTTTACTACGCAGTACCGAGCATTGGCGCTGCCCTATTCACGGTCAATGCAATGCTCGCCCCCAAGGAGATCATATACACAATGGGTGTTGCTAAACCTGAGGTATTTATCGTAAATATTGATTATTTCGAGCCATTGCTAAAGCCAATTCTTAATAATGTCAAGAGCATAAAGGCCATTATTTATATGAGTGATAGGGGTAAGGTGCCGGGTCAGGATTATGGTGTTAGGATGATACCATATGAGGACCTACTAAGGCACGAACCATTAAAGGAATTCCCAGAGATAGACGAAAGAACACCGGCGACACTAATGTTCACGTCAGGAACAACAGGATTACCTAAGGGAGGGTACCATACCCATAGGGGGTTGGTATTGCATACTTTGTCCACGGCGCTTGCCGTGAAGAACCCACCCATAAATGCCTCGCAGGATGATGTTGCCATGGTTTTAGTACCCATGTATCATGTTCATGCATGGGGTTGGCCGTGGTCAACCATGCTTGGCGGCCATAGGAAGATCGTATATCCAGGTCGCTTTGATTGGGGACACATACTAAGGTTAATCCATGACGAGGGAATCACATTATCGGCAGGCGTACCAACAATACTATACAACCTACTTAACCACCCAGACTCGCCTAAGTATGACCTTAGCAGGTTGAAGTTTATAGTTGGCGGTGCGGCATTACCTGAGGGATTACTGAAGGCTGCCCAGGCCAGGGGTATGACTGTGATAAGCGGCTATGGTTTGACGGAAACCGCGCCAGTACTCACCATCGCCTATTTAAGGCCTGATCACAAGGATTTACCGCCTGAGAAGAAGAACGAGATTTACCTAAGGACAGGGATCGTAATACCTCTCGTTCAGTTGCGCGTTGTTGATGAGCAGGATAGGGATGTTCCGAGGGATGGTAAGACCATCGGCGAGATCGTGGTTAGAGCTCCATGGCTCTTCAGGGAGTACATTGGTGACCCCGAGAAGACTAAGAATGCTTGGCGCAATGGCTGGTTCCACACAGGGGATGCCGCAGTTTGGCTACCTGACAATTACGTTAAGATCGCTGATAGGCTTAAGGACGTAATCAAAAGCGGTGGAGAATGGATACCAAGTCTCAGGCTTGAGGACTTAATAAGCACGCACCCAGGCGTTAACATGGTAGCCGTTGTCGGCGTACCTCATGAGAAGTGGGGTGAGAGGCCCGTGGCCATTATCGTACCAAAACCTGGCTATGAAGGTAGGCTTACTGAGGATGAAATTAGGAATTACCTTATGCAGTTTGTGGAGAGGGGTGAGATACCAAAGTGGTGGATACCGGACAAGGTAATATTTGTGAAGGAGCTGCCATTAACGAGTACTGGTAAGATAGATAAGAAGGTGCTCAGGGATCAATATAAGGATGTGCTTAGTAAGTAA
- a CDS encoding exodeoxyribonuclease III: MRIVSWNVNGLRSIMRKGSLDRLLSMGNYDVVLLQEIRSSGDVPLTIMGLGYEAYPFPAERKGYAGVMTLTKVKPISVIKGLGIKEFDAEGRVITVEFNEFYVVNAYFPRAGDDLSRLGFKISFCGAIEKFLNELRSRKPVIVCGDFNIARDRLDSSFWDEKHPGLTPEERAWLSQLIKDGFIDAFRELHPNARVFTWRSYKERWRAMRIDYCMVSEELRGKVIKAEVLSDVEGSDHVPVMIEISN, encoded by the coding sequence ATGAGGATCGTTTCATGGAACGTTAATGGTTTGAGGAGTATAATGAGGAAGGGCTCACTCGATAGGCTACTAAGTATGGGTAATTACGATGTTGTTCTACTCCAGGAGATTAGAAGTTCAGGTGATGTTCCACTAACGATAATGGGGCTGGGCTATGAAGCGTACCCATTCCCTGCCGAGAGGAAGGGCTACGCAGGTGTTATGACTCTCACGAAGGTAAAGCCTATCTCCGTTATCAAGGGCCTTGGTATCAAGGAATTTGATGCAGAGGGTAGGGTAATTACTGTGGAATTTAATGAGTTCTACGTTGTTAATGCTTACTTTCCAAGGGCTGGTGATGACCTTAGTAGGCTGGGTTTTAAGATATCCTTCTGCGGCGCCATTGAGAAATTTTTGAATGAATTAAGAAGTAGAAAGCCCGTTATTGTATGCGGAGACTTCAATATTGCCAGGGATAGGCTTGATTCCTCATTTTGGGACGAGAAACATCCTGGCTTAACCCCTGAGGAGAGGGCTTGGCTTAGTCAACTCATTAAGGATGGATTCATCGACGCCTTCAGGGAACTCCACCCAAATGCTAGGGTGTTTACGTGGCGTAGTTATAAGGAGAGGTGGAGGGCTATGAGGATTGATTATTGCATGGTTAGTGAGGAATTGAGGGGTAAGGTGATTAAGGCTGAGGTTTTAAGTGATGTGGAGGGTTCTGACCACGTGCCGGTCATGATTGAGATAAGCAACTAA
- a CDS encoding YeeE/YedE thiosulfate transporter family protein, with amino-acid sequence MGSKSLKIQVGTANLRPMWVVASILLIGALAMLIGGVIMQLVYHITLAPLWVGIFAGILLSIPLEIWDFSNPDVIIKAITLKDRLLMVCFGLVIGLGAILLYALNLFVPALHWGIKAFFVPGVVIGGLIFGVGVAIAGYFPGTIWIALGQGRRDAIYAVVGGLLGALTWSLIFGQARYFFWDTLNFGPITWPTLFGLTTKIDELIVAIVFGILMISMWLFIPRRQGGKACVLHLTGKTKEVMPLEDEISEFKEDYPKIPDYVIEAVSVQQPRSSRIIFALAFDFTLVAVAVIVLRQIFGESTTYAWIWSQILYFIDPRWAASLPYFQLFGGLKIVNGIPVDKPFSEIGWEPLSDLGTFLGGLISSVFITKRFMAFKPWTPHIWRDRFGNTPGLRALASFIGAYLVLFGARMANGCASGHILSGNLQMAVSSFVFFIAVIIGAIITAYVLYGLKPWTSR; translated from the coding sequence ATGGGTAGCAAATCCCTAAAAATACAGGTTGGCACCGCAAACCTTAGGCCAATGTGGGTGGTGGCATCAATACTTTTGATAGGTGCCTTAGCAATGCTCATAGGCGGTGTTATTATGCAGTTAGTGTATCATATAACCCTTGCACCATTATGGGTTGGTATCTTCGCAGGAATACTATTATCAATTCCCTTGGAAATTTGGGATTTCTCTAATCCAGATGTCATAATTAAGGCAATAACTCTAAAGGATAGACTATTGATGGTATGCTTCGGGTTAGTTATAGGACTTGGTGCCATACTTCTCTATGCGCTTAACCTATTTGTTCCTGCGCTCCACTGGGGCATTAAGGCGTTTTTCGTGCCTGGTGTCGTAATTGGAGGTTTAATATTTGGTGTTGGTGTGGCCATTGCTGGTTACTTCCCAGGTACTATATGGATTGCACTTGGTCAGGGAAGAAGAGATGCTATTTATGCCGTGGTTGGCGGATTACTGGGCGCCTTGACTTGGTCGTTAATATTTGGGCAGGCTAGGTACTTCTTCTGGGATACCCTTAACTTTGGTCCAATAACGTGGCCCACACTATTTGGTTTGACGACTAAGATTGATGAGCTGATTGTGGCCATAGTCTTTGGTATTTTGATGATTAGTATGTGGTTATTCATACCAAGAAGGCAGGGTGGTAAGGCGTGCGTGCTCCACTTAACTGGCAAGACCAAGGAAGTAATGCCGCTTGAGGATGAGATTAGCGAATTTAAGGAGGATTATCCGAAAATACCTGACTATGTAATTGAGGCTGTCTCAGTTCAGCAGCCTCGTTCATCAAGAATAATATTTGCACTTGCCTTCGACTTCACACTAGTGGCGGTTGCGGTAATTGTGCTTAGGCAGATATTTGGTGAATCAACGACATACGCATGGATTTGGTCCCAAATACTGTATTTCATAGATCCACGTTGGGCCGCCAGTCTGCCTTACTTCCAGTTATTTGGTGGATTAAAGATTGTTAATGGGATCCCTGTTGATAAGCCATTTAGTGAGATTGGTTGGGAGCCGCTCTCTGACTTAGGGACATTCCTTGGTGGCTTGATATCGTCGGTCTTCATAACGAAGAGGTTCATGGCGTTTAAGCCATGGACACCGCACATATGGAGGGATAGGTTTGGTAACACACCAGGTCTTAGGGCCCTGGCATCATTCATAGGAGCCTACTTGGTATTGTTTGGGGCAAGGATGGCTAATGGCTGTGCCAGTGGGCACATACTAAGTGGGAACCTGCAGATGGCTGTTAGCAGTTTCGTGTTCTTCATTGCCGTGATAATAGGCGCAATAATCACGGCGTACGTACTATACGGCTTAAAGCCTTGGACATCAAGGTGA
- a CDS encoding 30S ribosomal protein S6e, with protein sequence MPTFKLVLSDPMSGRAKQFEVKDPIAQRFVGLRIGDEIDGGVIKEVFELPPGFKIRITGGSGVDGAPMLPNIEGAVKKYLLMSEGVGYHPEKRGMRKRKLVRGNTISDQIVQVNAVLVYPKDWKEGPIIPLGDKEVQKLGGGAEQKAEEKQ encoded by the coding sequence ATGCCAACGTTTAAGTTGGTACTTAGTGACCCAATGAGTGGGAGAGCTAAGCAGTTTGAGGTTAAGGATCCAATTGCCCAGAGGTTTGTGGGTTTGAGGATTGGCGATGAGATTGATGGTGGGGTAATTAAGGAGGTCTTTGAATTACCACCTGGTTTTAAGATTAGGATTACAGGTGGTAGTGGTGTTGATGGTGCTCCAATGCTACCGAACATTGAGGGTGCTGTTAAGAAGTACCTATTAATGAGTGAAGGGGTTGGTTATCACCCTGAGAAGCGTGGCATGAGGAAGAGGAAGCTCGTTAGAGGTAATACAATAAGCGATCAGATAGTTCAGGTGAATGCAGTCCTTGTTTATCCAAAGGATTGGAAGGAGGGACCAATAATCCCGCTCGGTGATAAGGAGGTTCAGAAGCTTGGCGGTGGTGCTGAGCAGAAGGCTGAGGAAAAGCAGTGA
- a CDS encoding chromatin protein Cren7 — MVKLEDLAKKEYEIEYEGSKYKLKPTKVWKVQPKGRKGFVMALFKLPTGKVVRKVVAKVDEQGNIIT, encoded by the coding sequence ATGGTAAAGCTAGAGGACCTGGCGAAGAAGGAGTATGAAATAGAGTATGAAGGAAGTAAGTACAAGCTTAAGCCTACGAAGGTTTGGAAGGTTCAGCCTAAGGGTAGGAAGGGCTTCGTAATGGCCCTGTTCAAGTTACCTACTGGTAAGGTTGTTAGGAAGGTCGTGGCTAAGGTTGACGAGCAAGGCAACATAATAACCTAA
- the udg gene encoding type-4 uracil-DNA glycosylase translates to MDIIKIKINVVGYDELVNLMLNCTKCKLHKSRRRVVPGEGPLNAKIMIIGEAPGEREDEEGRPFVGAAGQLLTKLLNNVGIRREEVYITNVVKCRPPNNRDPEPDEIEACRPYLITQILMIRPQIIICLGRHSAREILTMAGYPEKSVSNISSIRGKVFNVKLGDLNVKVLPTYHPAAALYNPRLRGVIEEDLRKVKTLLGKGEGGGGILDYLGS, encoded by the coding sequence ATGGATATTATTAAAATTAAGATAAACGTAGTGGGCTATGACGAGCTCGTTAACCTAATGCTAAATTGCACCAAGTGTAAGTTACATAAATCGAGGAGAAGGGTCGTTCCGGGAGAGGGTCCTTTAAATGCTAAGATAATGATTATTGGTGAGGCACCTGGTGAGAGGGAGGATGAAGAGGGTAGGCCGTTTGTTGGTGCCGCAGGTCAATTGCTAACTAAGTTGTTAAATAACGTGGGCATTAGGAGGGAGGAGGTTTATATAACGAATGTTGTTAAGTGTAGGCCACCTAATAATAGGGATCCTGAACCTGACGAGATTGAGGCATGTAGGCCTTATCTAATTACTCAAATATTAATGATTAGACCTCAGATAATCATATGTTTAGGTAGGCATAGTGCCAGGGAGATACTCACAATGGCGGGGTACCCGGAGAAATCCGTGTCTAACATAAGTAGTATTAGGGGTAAGGTGTTTAATGTTAAGCTTGGTGATCTTAACGTTAAGGTCCTACCGACATATCACCCAGCCGCCGCGTTGTATAACCCAAGGCTTAGGGGTGTCATTGAGGAGGACTTGAGGAAGGTAAAGACGTTACTTGGTAAGGGTGAAGGGGGTGGAGGTATACTTGATTATTTAGGGTCTTAG
- a CDS encoding glycosyltransferase family 2 protein, whose translation MINYKMIIAIIYLVVTITSFYPIMYQLMIIIRKNRNIHEDKANSNNPRIEGRVFLVIPAKSEPLDLVEASMKRLASLQSGFNVIYILDNYDNSTLNLIRTLGNKYGFRVIHREKPSGYKGGALNHVIKRIEMGDDDYMLVLDIDSVISREAINELIKHVNLANAVVPHWIASNKDDSLLARGQWIGYLLFFKILKALNDSIGWVPILGSGSLVNIGALRRVGYWPEDVLEDVELGVRFFVNDLRVTYADNALINVEVPVNYGGFLRQQLRWSFGVGRVTRKYFWQVLRKRHGVTVMLYLGQYFAYVLQLISILMLAVMDMAGISIPPWALIVLLVTVVPSLLMYLYSLLRLDKDFGGNPRRDIFAINSANLAFMMALPRIAIANLMGLLNIGRIEWIPTPKGSRKWVRESLNLIPEYLMTMLIIAAFILSIMHLDLVNILITLPYLAGYVRGLWRILNGTL comes from the coding sequence ATGATCAATTACAAAATGATAATTGCAATAATATACCTCGTAGTAACGATAACCTCTTTTTACCCAATAATGTATCAATTAATGATTATTATCAGAAAGAATAGAAATATCCATGAAGATAAAGCAAACAGCAATAACCCAAGGATTGAAGGAAGGGTATTCCTGGTAATTCCCGCTAAATCCGAGCCCCTAGATCTGGTGGAAGCCTCAATGAAGAGATTGGCATCTTTACAATCGGGTTTTAATGTAATTTATATACTCGATAATTACGATAACAGCACCCTAAATCTCATAAGAACACTAGGTAATAAGTACGGCTTTAGGGTAATTCATAGGGAAAAACCAAGTGGTTATAAGGGTGGTGCGCTAAATCACGTAATTAAAAGAATTGAAATGGGTGATGATGACTACATGCTTGTGCTCGACATTGATTCGGTAATAAGTCGGGAAGCCATTAATGAATTAATCAAACATGTTAATTTAGCCAATGCCGTAGTCCCTCATTGGATCGCTAGTAATAAGGATGATTCATTATTAGCACGTGGACAGTGGATTGGTTATTTACTCTTCTTTAAGATCTTAAAGGCCCTTAATGATTCAATCGGTTGGGTGCCGATACTTGGTAGTGGTTCCCTGGTGAATATTGGTGCATTGAGGAGGGTTGGTTATTGGCCTGAGGATGTTCTTGAGGATGTTGAGCTTGGGGTGAGGTTCTTTGTTAATGATTTAAGGGTTACATATGCTGATAATGCCCTTATTAACGTGGAAGTCCCCGTTAATTATGGTGGGTTCCTTAGGCAGCAGTTGAGGTGGAGCTTCGGCGTTGGTAGGGTTACCAGGAAATATTTTTGGCAGGTCTTACGTAAAAGGCATGGTGTGACAGTAATGCTTTACTTAGGGCAGTATTTCGCATATGTTTTGCAATTAATCTCAATATTAATGCTTGCGGTGATGGACATGGCTGGAATAAGCATACCACCCTGGGCCTTAATCGTATTACTAGTAACGGTAGTACCATCATTGCTTATGTACCTATACTCCCTATTAAGGCTCGACAAAGACTTTGGTGGTAATCCCCGTAGGGACATCTTCGCAATTAATAGCGCGAACTTGGCCTTCATGATGGCGCTGCCCAGGATAGCCATTGCGAACCTAATGGGCTTACTTAATATTGGTAGGATTGAGTGGATACCAACGCCAAAGGGATCCCGTAAATGGGTCAGGGAAAGCCTAAATCTAATTCCAGAGTACTTAATGACTATGCTCATAATCGCCGCATTTATACTCTCCATAATGCACCTCGACCTAGTAAATATCCTCATTACCCTACCGTACCTGGCAGGGTACGTGAGAGGACTATGGAGAATCCTCAACGGCACCCTATGA
- a CDS encoding phosphoribosyltransferase family protein produces the protein MRAGRRLAKVDEQLEAVELINSAKSIYNLSYRELSQVLNIPESLLCRYANGDLLPSLDTVNIIKERLRPMLDLTEVLRRNVIIKDGFIDLNNVLFNPYILKLYQRRVKDVFSDLPINKVLTAATDGIPLSVMASYALNARLAIAKQYKDVASEDFYEVSYIVDSPPRRVSLYLPRHLLERGDEVLIVDDIVRTGRTLNALIELVNNAGARLVGVSVLISMSKAWIDKLRNKDIRVDVILDLSDLRS, from the coding sequence ATGCGTGCAGGTAGGAGACTCGCTAAGGTTGATGAACAGTTAGAGGCTGTTGAATTAATAAATTCAGCCAAATCCATCTATAACTTATCATATAGGGAATTATCGCAGGTACTGAACATACCCGAGAGCCTACTTTGTAGGTATGCCAATGGTGATTTACTACCGTCATTAGACACGGTTAATATCATTAAGGAGAGGTTAAGGCCCATGCTCGACCTAACTGAGGTTTTGAGAAGGAATGTGATAATCAAGGATGGGTTTATTGACTTAAATAATGTACTGTTTAACCCATATATCCTCAAACTTTACCAAAGGAGGGTTAAAGACGTATTCTCTGACTTACCAATTAATAAGGTATTGACAGCAGCTACAGATGGAATACCCCTATCGGTAATGGCATCATACGCATTAAACGCCAGGTTAGCCATTGCCAAGCAGTATAAGGACGTTGCCTCAGAGGACTTTTACGAAGTTAGTTACATAGTTGACTCACCACCACGCAGAGTATCCCTATACCTACCAAGGCATTTACTTGAGAGGGGTGATGAGGTTTTGATCGTTGATGATATCGTGAGAACAGGTAGAACGTTAAATGCATTAATTGAGCTTGTAAATAACGCAGGGGCTAGGTTAGTGGGTGTCTCTGTATTAATCTCCATGAGTAAAGCCTGGATCGACAAGCTAAGAAATAAGGACATACGTGTTGATGTGATCCTGGATTTAAGTGATTTAAGAAGCTAA
- a CDS encoding transcription factor: MSVEERREETGSEEEIERGGATAELVKGNILKIKWVTGKTSAARLFGKYGREGRPDFFRLLFGAIGGSLRSQFPEDKANELFNNIRNSQGFKDSLDEVFESMKRWFFDEIVPKYKLERGDVFVISTTLELNIETGELKWDKGSTQVIYWVRSDRVAEKCRELGITVGAGVSAEEVDRLRRERDELASRVKELEDRVNELTSENNRLRAENEELKKKLKSIKQLVG; the protein is encoded by the coding sequence ATGAGTGTCGAAGAGAGAAGGGAGGAGACAGGCAGTGAGGAGGAGATTGAAAGGGGAGGAGCAACGGCTGAGCTTGTTAAGGGTAATATCCTAAAGATTAAGTGGGTTACGGGTAAGACCTCGGCGGCAAGGCTGTTTGGTAAGTACGGTAGGGAGGGTAGACCTGACTTCTTTAGGCTTCTCTTCGGAGCCATTGGCGGTAGCCTTAGGTCGCAATTCCCTGAGGATAAGGCCAACGAGTTATTTAATAATATTAGGAATTCCCAAGGCTTCAAGGACTCGTTGGATGAGGTATTTGAGTCCATGAAGAGGTGGTTCTTTGATGAGATTGTTCCAAAGTATAAGCTTGAGCGTGGCGACGTATTTGTAATATCAACAACGCTCGAACTTAATATCGAGACTGGCGAGCTCAAGTGGGATAAGGGGTCCACACAGGTTATTTACTGGGTAAGGAGTGATAGGGTCGCTGAGAAGTGTAGGGAGCTTGGTATTACGGTGGGCGCTGGGGTTAGTGCAGAGGAGGTTGATAGGCTAAGGAGGGAGAGGGATGAGCTGGCAAGTAGAGTTAAGGAGCTGGAGGATAGGGTTAATGAATTGACGAGTGAGAATAATAGGTTGAGGGCTGAGAATGAGGAATTGAAGAAGAAATTAAAAAGCATTAAGCAGTTAGTTGGTTAA
- a CDS encoding YbhB/YbcL family Raf kinase inhibitor-like protein encodes MRLGYVIIALIIIIAIAIAVLLIVPTWHRVSYVTIGLVKVPIGVPKIIVSSVFNNGSQIPINYTCNGQNYSIPLYISNVPSNAKFLVVIMEDLNAPGGVFIHWVLYDVPPNITELPQGIPAQYYVPGIGYQGINDFGKVGYGGPCPPPGPPHEYVIIVLALNRELPPSNESDFDLIRSIAVGDIVGYGVLIGYYGG; translated from the coding sequence ATGAGGCTGGGTTACGTAATCATAGCCCTCATTATAATCATAGCCATAGCGATAGCAGTCCTACTCATAGTACCAACTTGGCATAGGGTGTCATATGTAACGATAGGTCTCGTTAAGGTCCCGATAGGCGTGCCTAAGATAATCGTAAGCTCAGTATTTAACAATGGTTCTCAAATACCCATTAATTACACGTGCAATGGCCAAAATTACTCAATACCATTATACATAAGTAATGTACCGAGTAACGCTAAATTCCTCGTGGTAATAATGGAGGACCTCAATGCGCCCGGCGGCGTCTTCATACACTGGGTCCTTTATGACGTGCCGCCTAATATAACGGAACTGCCCCAGGGCATTCCAGCTCAATACTATGTGCCTGGCATTGGCTATCAGGGAATTAATGATTTTGGTAAGGTTGGTTATGGCGGGCCATGCCCACCACCCGGTCCTCCCCATGAGTACGTAATCATAGTCCTTGCATTAAATAGGGAGTTACCACCATCCAATGAGAGTGATTTTGATTTGATAAGGTCTATTGCTGTGGGTGATATTGTTGGTTATGGTGTCTTAATTGGGTATTATGGTGGTTAA